A stretch of Henckelia pumila isolate YLH828 chromosome 4, ASM3356847v2, whole genome shotgun sequence DNA encodes these proteins:
- the LOC140863924 gene encoding uncharacterized protein isoform X1 yields the protein MAAVVSPCALFCSSLLSQIHCKAHNGGKPINKQSSYVFPLSKGSFLDKRKFGDTPLVLKSHMNNSPFISPNDDWGVWTALLATGTFGLWSEKTKIGSMLSAALVSILLGLAASNIGIIPHDAPAYTMVFQYLLPLTIPMLLFRADLRQVIQSTGTLFLAFLLGSVATVVGTIVAFLMVPMRSLGQDNWKIAAALMGSYIGGAINYVAISEALGTSPSVIAAGVAADNIICALYFVVLFSLASKIPPEVSKLADDASSCPVSNESQLSVLQVATAIAVSFSICKAATSLTNFFGIQGSDLAAITAIIVVLATLLPRFFRHLAPAGDAFSVILMQIFFAVLGASGSIWNVINTAPDFDGAKYLCGVSAVVRDSLGKILGATACVIRNSGRVLSAEIAAVRFGIYFCVDHGFSNVNIFSDSLKAVQVVNTSEDDLGLDGVVVLRD from the exons ATGGCGGCGGTAGTGTCGCCGTGTGCTCTCTTCTGCTCTTCTCTGTTGTCACAAATTCACTGTAAAGCCCACAATGGAGGCAAACCCATCAACAAACAGTCGTCATATGTATTTCCTTTATCAAAAGGGAGTTTTTTGGATAAAAGAAAGTTTGGTGACACCCCATTAGTGCTCAAGTCTCATATGAATAATTCGCCATTTATTTCCCCTAATGATGACTGGGGTGTATGGACTGCACTCCTGGCAACCGGCACCTTCGGCCTCTg GTCGGAAAAGACTAAGATTGGGAGCATGTTAAGCGCAGCATTGGTCAGCATTTTACTGGGGCTTGCGGCAAGTAATATTGGGATAATTCCTCACGACGCACCGGCCTATACGATGGTCTTTCAGTATTTGCTACCATTAACAATACCAATGCTTTTGTTTAGAGCTGATTTGCGACAAGTTATACAGTCTACTGGGACGTTGTTCTTGGCTTTTTTACTAGGATCAG TTGCAACTGTCGTTGGGACAATAGTGGCATTCCTAATGGTGCCTATGCGTTCACTTGGTCAGGATAACTGGAAAATAGCTGCTGCTCTCATGGGTAGTTATATTGGTGGAG CAATCAATTATGTTGCAATCTCAGAGGCACTTGGCACATCTCCATCAGTTATAGCTGCTGGTGTAGCAGCAGATAATATCATCTGTGCTCTGTATTTCGTTGTCTTGTTTTCATTAGCCTCCAAAATACCTCCAGAGGTATCAAAGCTGGCTGATG ATGCTTCTTCATGTCCCGTGTCTAATGAGAGCCAACTCTCAGTACTCCAGGTTGCTACAGCAATTGCTGTTTCCTTTTCTATCTGCAAAGCTGCCACTTCTCTTACAAATTTCTTCGGGATTCAAGGAAGTGATCTTGCTGCAATCACAGCAATAATTGTAGTTTTGGCAACTTTGCTTCCACGTTTCTTCCGCCATTTGGCACCTGCTGGTGATGCATTTTCTGTAATATTAATGCAG ATATTTTTCGCGGTTTTGGGTGCCAGTGGCAGCATATGGAACGTCATCAACACAGCACCAG ACTTTGATGGAGCCAAGTATTTATGCGGTGTAAGTGCTGTGGTTAGGGACTCGCTTGGGAAGATTCTAGGGGCCACGGCTTGTGTTATTCGGAATTCAGGAAGAGTCTTGAGTGCGGAGATTGCAGCTGTTAGATTTGGGATATATTTTTGTGTCGACCATGGCTTCTCCAATGTAAACATCTTTTCGGATTCTCTGAAGGCGGTTCAGGTAGTTAACACATCGGAAGATGATCTTGGGTTAGATGGTGTAGTGGTGTTAAGAGATTAA
- the LOC140863924 gene encoding uncharacterized protein isoform X3 produces MAAVVSPCALFCSSLLSQIHCKAHNGGKPINKQSSYVFPLSKGSFLDKRKFGDTPLVLKSHMNNSPFISPNDDWGVWTALLATGTFGLWSEKTKIGSMLSAALVSILLGLAASNIGIIPHDAPAYTMVFQYLLPLTIPMLLFRADLRQVIQSTGTLFLAFLLGSVATVVGTIVAFLMVPMRSLGQDNWKIAAALMGSYIGGAINYVAISEALGTSPSVIAAGVAADNIICALYFVVLFSLASKIPPEVSKLADDASSCPVSNESQLSVLQVATAIAVSFSICKAATSLTNFFGIQGSDLAAITAIIVVLATLLPRFFRHLAPAGDAFSVILMQIFFAVLGASGSIWNVINTAPEVI; encoded by the exons ATGGCGGCGGTAGTGTCGCCGTGTGCTCTCTTCTGCTCTTCTCTGTTGTCACAAATTCACTGTAAAGCCCACAATGGAGGCAAACCCATCAACAAACAGTCGTCATATGTATTTCCTTTATCAAAAGGGAGTTTTTTGGATAAAAGAAAGTTTGGTGACACCCCATTAGTGCTCAAGTCTCATATGAATAATTCGCCATTTATTTCCCCTAATGATGACTGGGGTGTATGGACTGCACTCCTGGCAACCGGCACCTTCGGCCTCTg GTCGGAAAAGACTAAGATTGGGAGCATGTTAAGCGCAGCATTGGTCAGCATTTTACTGGGGCTTGCGGCAAGTAATATTGGGATAATTCCTCACGACGCACCGGCCTATACGATGGTCTTTCAGTATTTGCTACCATTAACAATACCAATGCTTTTGTTTAGAGCTGATTTGCGACAAGTTATACAGTCTACTGGGACGTTGTTCTTGGCTTTTTTACTAGGATCAG TTGCAACTGTCGTTGGGACAATAGTGGCATTCCTAATGGTGCCTATGCGTTCACTTGGTCAGGATAACTGGAAAATAGCTGCTGCTCTCATGGGTAGTTATATTGGTGGAG CAATCAATTATGTTGCAATCTCAGAGGCACTTGGCACATCTCCATCAGTTATAGCTGCTGGTGTAGCAGCAGATAATATCATCTGTGCTCTGTATTTCGTTGTCTTGTTTTCATTAGCCTCCAAAATACCTCCAGAGGTATCAAAGCTGGCTGATG ATGCTTCTTCATGTCCCGTGTCTAATGAGAGCCAACTCTCAGTACTCCAGGTTGCTACAGCAATTGCTGTTTCCTTTTCTATCTGCAAAGCTGCCACTTCTCTTACAAATTTCTTCGGGATTCAAGGAAGTGATCTTGCTGCAATCACAGCAATAATTGTAGTTTTGGCAACTTTGCTTCCACGTTTCTTCCGCCATTTGGCACCTGCTGGTGATGCATTTTCTGTAATATTAATGCAG ATATTTTTCGCGGTTTTGGGTGCCAGTGGCAGCATATGGAACGTCATCAACACAGCACCAG AGGTAATCTGA
- the LOC140863924 gene encoding uncharacterized protein isoform X2 — MAAVVSPCALFCSSLLSQIHCKAHNGGKPINKQSSYVFPLSKGSFLDKRKFGDTPLVLKSHMNNSPFISPNDDWGVWTALLATGTFGLWSEKTKIGSMLSAALVSILLGLAASNIGIIPHDAPAYTMVFQYLLPLTIPMLLFRADLRQVIQSTGTLFLAFLLGSVATVVGTIVAFLMVPMRSLGQDNWKIAAALMGSYIGGAINYVAISEALGTSPSVIAAGVAADNIICALYFVVLFSLASKIPPEVSKLADDASSCPVSNESQLSVLQVATAIAVSFSICKAATSLTNFFGIQGSDLAAITAIIVVLATLLPRFFRHLAPAGDAFSVILMQIFFAVLGASGSIWNVINTAPGIFLFAFVQVTVHLIVVIGLGKLFRIDSKHLLLASNANIGGPTTACGMATAKGWGSLVMPGILVGIFGISIATFLGIGFGTLVLRYM, encoded by the exons ATGGCGGCGGTAGTGTCGCCGTGTGCTCTCTTCTGCTCTTCTCTGTTGTCACAAATTCACTGTAAAGCCCACAATGGAGGCAAACCCATCAACAAACAGTCGTCATATGTATTTCCTTTATCAAAAGGGAGTTTTTTGGATAAAAGAAAGTTTGGTGACACCCCATTAGTGCTCAAGTCTCATATGAATAATTCGCCATTTATTTCCCCTAATGATGACTGGGGTGTATGGACTGCACTCCTGGCAACCGGCACCTTCGGCCTCTg GTCGGAAAAGACTAAGATTGGGAGCATGTTAAGCGCAGCATTGGTCAGCATTTTACTGGGGCTTGCGGCAAGTAATATTGGGATAATTCCTCACGACGCACCGGCCTATACGATGGTCTTTCAGTATTTGCTACCATTAACAATACCAATGCTTTTGTTTAGAGCTGATTTGCGACAAGTTATACAGTCTACTGGGACGTTGTTCTTGGCTTTTTTACTAGGATCAG TTGCAACTGTCGTTGGGACAATAGTGGCATTCCTAATGGTGCCTATGCGTTCACTTGGTCAGGATAACTGGAAAATAGCTGCTGCTCTCATGGGTAGTTATATTGGTGGAG CAATCAATTATGTTGCAATCTCAGAGGCACTTGGCACATCTCCATCAGTTATAGCTGCTGGTGTAGCAGCAGATAATATCATCTGTGCTCTGTATTTCGTTGTCTTGTTTTCATTAGCCTCCAAAATACCTCCAGAGGTATCAAAGCTGGCTGATG ATGCTTCTTCATGTCCCGTGTCTAATGAGAGCCAACTCTCAGTACTCCAGGTTGCTACAGCAATTGCTGTTTCCTTTTCTATCTGCAAAGCTGCCACTTCTCTTACAAATTTCTTCGGGATTCAAGGAAGTGATCTTGCTGCAATCACAGCAATAATTGTAGTTTTGGCAACTTTGCTTCCACGTTTCTTCCGCCATTTGGCACCTGCTGGTGATGCATTTTCTGTAATATTAATGCAG ATATTTTTCGCGGTTTTGGGTGCCAGTGGCAGCATATGGAACGTCATCAACACAGCACCAGGTATTTTCTTGTTCGCTTTTGTACAAGTGACCGTGCATCTCATCGTTGTAATTGGTCTCGGAAAATTATTTCGGATCGACTCAAAGCATTTGCTGTTAGCATCAAATGCTAATATTGGAGGGCCTACAACAGCATGTGGAATGGCCACAGCTAAAGGGTGGGGATCATTAGTTATGCCTGGAATTCTTGTGGGAATATTTGGAATATCAATTGCTACATTTCTTGGTATTGGTTTTGGAACGTTAGTTCTTAGATACATGTAA
- the LOC140863923 gene encoding ferric reduction oxidase 4-like — protein sequence MKFHAAWQSLFLVVFVGYIFIWAMLPTKVYKNTWTPKLNKNLNSTYFREQGTNLLLFSFPIMLLAVLGCVYLHFKAKSSSPSKWRCFRPLRRPALVMAPLGIVNAVELAFAAMFVALLIWSLANYLYISFGNLHMHTPGEKVWWAKFRSVSLRLGYIGNTCWAFLFFPVTRGSSLLPLVGLTSESSIKYHIWLGHVSNLLFAVHSVGFIIYWWAMTDQMYLMLQWSSTYLSNVAGVIAFVLSLGMWVTSFDRVRRKAFEVFFYVHHLYILFVFFYMFHVGVAYLCLILPGIFLFIIDRYLRFLQSRRKARLVSTRLLPNGTMELTFAKSPELSYTPTSILFLHVPSVCNLQWHPFTVTSNSNLEPQTLSVAIKSQGSWTQKLYTQLSSSDHLEVSTEGPYGPASSHFLSRDALVMISGGSGITPFISILREIIHKTTAGSTIKAPKILLISAFKNTTDLTMLDLLLPLSGTPLDLSKLQLQIEAYITRETEKPIEDSKKQIQTILFKPNPLDSPISPVLGENSWLSLAVIISSSFVLFLITLGLVTRYHIYPVERRKENYHYSFKILWDMFLVCACIFVSASAVFLWQKRKISAEGKQIQSVDFATPTMSPASWLCSMDTELESLPHQSLVQSTKVHFGARPDLKRILFECKGSDVGVLVCGPKSMRHDVARICASASAKNLHFESISFSW from the exons ATGAAATTCCATGCAGCATGGCAGAGTTTATTCCTTGTGGTGTTCGTAGGGTATATTTTCATATGGGCTATGCTTCCCACAAAAGTTTACAAGAATACTTGGACTCCCAAATTGAATAAAAATCTCAACTCCACTTACTTCAGAGAACAAG GGACAAATCTTCTTTTATTCAGTTTTCCGATCATGCTTCTTGCTGTTCTTGGATGCGTATATCTACATTTCAAAGCGAAATCGAGTTCACCGAG TAAATGGCGCTGTTTCCGCCCCCTGAGACGTCCAGCACTGGTGATGGCGCCGTTGGGGATAGTAAATGCAGTGGAACTTGCATTTGCAGCCATGTTTGTGGCACTTCTGATCTGGTCTTTGGCGAACTATTTGTACATCAGCTTTGGGAATCTCCACATGCATACACCAGGAGAGAAAGT GTGGTGGGCGAAGTTTCGTAGCGTATCCCTGAGGCTGGGATACATCGGGAACACATGTTGGGCGTTCCTGTTTTTCCCCGTGACTCGGGGGTCGTCTCTCTTGCCTCTGGTCGGCCTTACATCTGAGTCTAGCATCAAATATCACATCTGGCTTGGCCATGTTTCAAATTTACTATTTGCAGTTCACAGTGTAGGATTTATCATATACTGGTGGGCTATGACTGATCAGATGTACCTG ATGCTTCAATGGAGCAGCACTTATCTCTCAAATGTAGCTGGAGTCATCGCATTCGTGTTGTCGTTGGGAATGTGGGTGACAAGTTTTGATCGTGTTAGGAGGAAAGCGTTCGAAGTTTTCTTCTACGTTCACCATCTATACATTCTGTTCGTGTTCTTCTACATGTTTCATGTTGGAGTAGCATACTTATGCTTGATCCTTCCCGGAATCTTTCTGTTCATTATCGATCGATATTTGAGGTTCTTGCAATCACGACGCAAGGCTAGATTGGTTTCGACTCGCCTTTTGCCCAACGGTACAATGGAACTTACGTTTGCCAAAAGTCCAG AGTTGAGTTACACTCCGACGAGTATCCTGTTTCTGCATGTTCCAAGCGTATGCAACTTGCAGTGGCATCCATTTACTGTGACTTCAAACTCTAACCTGGAGCCACAAACACTAAGCGTTGCCATTAAAAGCCAAGGCAGTTGGACTCAAAAGCTATATACACAGCTTTCTTCTTCGGATCATCTCGAGGTATCAACCGAAGGACCTTATGGACCTGCATCGTCTCATTTTCTAAG TCGCGATGCATTGGTGATGATTAGCGGAGGAAGCGGCATCACTCCATTTATCTCCATACTACGCGAGATCATTCACAAAACCACTGCAGGATCCACCATTAAAGCTCCAAAAATTCTCCTAATCTCTGCTTTCAAGAACACAACCGATCTCACGATGCTTGACCTTTTGCTTCCCTTATCTGGCACCCCTTTAGACCTCTCAAAGCTACAACTACAGATTGAAGCATACATTACAAGAGAAACCGAAAAACCCATAGAAGATTCCAAGAAACAAATCCAAACCATACTGTTCAAGCCAAATCCATTGGATTCCCCTATTTCCCCAGTTCTTGGCGAGAATAGCTGGCTGAGTCTTGCTGTGATAATATCATCCTCATTTGTCTTGTTTTTGATAACTTTAGGCCTTGTTACGCGTTACCATATCTATCCGGTGGAACGTAGAAAGGAGAATTACCATTACAGCTtcaagattctttgggacatgtTTCTGGTGTGTGCTTGTATTTTTGTATCAGCTAGTGCTGTTTTCTTGTGGCAAAAGAGGAAGATTTCTGCTGAAGGGAAACAGATTCAGAGTGTCGATTTTGCGACACCAACGATGTCGCCGGCTTCTTGGTTATGTAGCATGGATACGGAGCTTGAGAGTCTCCCTCATCAGTCTCTTGTACAGTCTACGAAGGTGCATTTTGGCGCTAGACCTGATTTAAAGA GAATTCTTTTTGAATGCAAAGGATCGGATGTTGGTGTTTTGGTTTGTGGCCCAAAGAGCATGAGACATGATGTTGCAAGAATTTGTGCATCTGCTTCCGCCAAAAACCTGCATTTCGAATCCATCAGTTTCAGTTGGTGA